The Podospora pseudocomata strain CBS 415.72m chromosome 1 map unlocalized CBS415.72m_1, whole genome shotgun sequence genome has a segment encoding these proteins:
- a CDS encoding uncharacterized protein (COG:T; EggNog:ENOG503NYF9) → MTSRTGQQHSEIASISLGAGYKLDDNNASVWSLARSDRASIQVTTAAARKRFRIFSAFKSLTNLASDKPPAVTTPAEPLSGHRGAKSIIPRGILSKMSSALVRGAPSPMEPTVIHRSTQPRSRRPKLQQQTSQQRHPHHHHHHHHHHHHQQQQQQQQEQAAVVQHIESFPLSPPQVITPDATTTAKNTDTTTVSSMPSTPQDNSANTSPKNSTGQTSMDSWMMKDQRRGGGGGGGSPPERLKQTARHGNHQHNIALPLSGVSSCSNPIIRHHAHHGHNHGQQHHRENPPQNHIDDTSTSPSPDSALTTIQESPFDLVTPSIVTVEKAAAAKIALEGYFQEKFALGATDREKRRQGFENGLFVDAAAARGGKETRKGGLLTSGQIAAVRQGFFKQETRHLRETRVLKARGAGLLMREGVDGARENGFEEVQILGKGSFGVVKLVRQSGGGGGVFAMKCIRKGEMIKTQQEGHLKAERDFLIASEGCQWVVQLVAAFQDLKNLYLVTEYMPGGDFLGFLIRETTLPEEVAKFYVAEMILAVEATHSLKFIHRDIKPDNFLISASGHLKISDFGLAFDGHWSHDLAYFTSHRYSLVNRLGLNVVGDKQDRKESRSTAAVLKWTSGIMTGIGKHQPKVGVGLGVEGDEKREPLLSWRNRNGNRGAAVSIMGTSQYMAPEVVKGECYDARCDYWSVAVILYECLYGSTPFYSEEGRSVTKKNILNHRETFRFPRQGPAVSTRCRNLLVSLIVDKEDRLSCKAYKMKDMIGQIGTGPGGQNQRGMTSSMSAPSLPALGVATMPGNISTGGGGPAQQQQQHQTQKDTRWTKEYVDKFVFPNDAEDIKGHKWFRSIAWEHLHQMPPPHVPVLDSPDDATYFDDESLSDWSESSLEDKLSEEEEDDEDEIENRRLEEEGYHGLSKRVLDQMVEEQKLMEERRREEEKERFLGKLGRRPSLQRWVMEAMRQAPFDIDYYMGLEKEIDKASPECGVTEEEKEVMKAFLLRYGCRVFRDGEPKGDAAKDKKEEKKKKRPRDKILRDKEMGKVAMGVRRRTAFAGYEWVGCRGLNGGEVLGGGGGGGGQENVGLDGTSVMKPKPVQHSPQQQVQMQTPRQVVNVGAVGMDGGYDGSPESNSSPTYRWGPHPQIHLPPPHVHLPPPHALPPMTGHVFQPDPFWRPPPVAPQPQFTHVHHPQYHPLPPRQFSSFPFQQQQQPDSRHFQLPPFRPPPPQQARNYSPYQSQYVQSQVSRQFSMPPQAQPQAPPPR, encoded by the coding sequence CCTCTGACAAGCCACCCGCCGTCACGACACCGGCCGAGCCCCTTAGCGGCCACCGCGGTGCGAAGTCAATTATCCCAAGGGGCATACTTTCAAAAATGTCCAGTGCCCTCGTCCGTGGTGCTCCTTCTCCCATGGAGCCAACTGTTATTCATCGATCCACCCAACCGAGGAGTCGTCGACCGAAGCTTCAGCAGCAGACATCTCAGCaacgtcatcctcatcatcatcatcatcatcatcatcatcatcatcaccagcagcagcagcagcagcagcaagaacagGCAGCAGTGGTGCAGCATATTGAATCTTTTCCGTTGTCACCACCGCAGGTCATCACCCCCgacgccaccaccacggcgaAGAACACAGACACGACGACGGTTTCGAGCATGCCGAGCACGCCGCAGGATAATTCGGCGAACACCTCGCCCAAGAACTCGACTGGGCAGACGTCGATGGATTCGTGGATGATGAAGGATCAgaggcgagggggagggggaggagggggatccCCGCCCGAGAGGTTGAAGCAAACCGCCCGGCACGGTAATCACCAGCACAACATCGCGCTGCCGTTGTCGGGGGTGTCATCTTGTTCGAATCCAATCATTCgtcatcatgcccatcatggccacaatcatggccagcaacaccacagGGAGAACCCGCCGCAGAACCATATTGATGAcacttccacctctcccagtCCAGACTCTGCCTTGACGACTATACAGGAATCGCCCTTTGATCTTGTCACGCCTTCGATCGTGACGGTGGAGAAGGCGGCTGCGGCCAAGATCGCGCTGGAGGGGTATTTTCAGGAGAAGTTTGCTCTTGGGGCAACGGAtagagagaagaggaggcaggGGTTTGAGAATGGGCTTTTTGTGGATGCGGCGGCTGccaggggggggaaggagacgagaaagggggggttgctgaCCAGTGGGCAGATTGCCGCTGTCAGACAAGGGTTTTTCAAACAGGAGACTCGGCACCtgagggagacgagggtTTTGAAGGCTAGGGGGGCGGGGTTGCTGAtgcgggagggggtggacggggcgagggagaatgggtttgaggaggtgcagattttggggaaggggagttttggggtggtgaagctggtgaggcagagtggtggtgggggaggggtgtttgCCATGAAGTGTATacggaagggggagatgatcAAGACGCAGCAGGAGGGGCATCtcaaggcggagagggaCTTTTTGATCGCGAGCGAGGGGTGTCAGTGGGTTGTTCAGCTCGTGGCGGCGTTTCAGGACTTGAAGAATTTGTACTTGGTTACCGAGTACATGCCGGGGGGGGACTTTCTGGGGTTTTTGATTCGGGAGACTACGCTCCCGGAAGAGGTGGCCAAGTTTTATGTTGCCGAGATGAttctggcggtggaggcgacGCATTCGTTGAAGTTTATACACCGGGACATCAAGCCTGACAACTTTTTGATATCGGCGAGCGGACACCTGAAGATTTCGGACTTTGGGCTGGCGTTTGATGGGCATTGGTCGCATGACTTGGCCTATTTTACTAGTCACCGGTATTCGCTCGTGAATAGGCTGGGGTTGAACGTGGTGGGGGATAAGCAGGACAGGAAGGAGAGCAGGAGCACGGCTGCGGTGCTGAAGTGGACGAGTGGCATCATGACGGGGATTGGGAAGCATCAGCCcaaggttggggttgggctcggggtggagggggatgaaaAGAGGGAGCCGTtgctgagctggaggaaCAGGAACGGGAACaggggggcggcggtgagTATTATGGGTACGAGTCAGTACATGGCTCCCGAGGTGGTCAAGGGGGAGTGTTATGATGCGAGGTGCGACTACTGGAGCGTGGCGGTGATTCTGTACGAGTGCCTGTACGGGAGCACGCCGTTCTACagcgaggaggggaggtcggTGACCAAGAAGAATATTCTGAACCACCGGGAGACGTTTCGCTTTCCGAGGCAGGGGCCGGCGGTGTCGACGAGGTGTCGGAATTTGTTGGTCAGTTTGATTGTGGACAAAGAGGACAGGTTGTCTTGCAAGGCGTACAAGATGAAGGACATGATTGGGCAGATTGGGACTGGGCCGGGGGGGCAGAATCAAAGGGGGATGACGAGTTCGATGTCGGCGCCGAGTCTGCCTGCTTTGGGGGTTGCTACTATGCCGGGGAATATTAgtactggtggtggtggcccggcgcagcagcagcagcagcatcagacGCAGAAGGATACACGGTGGACGAAGGAATATGTGGACAAGTTTGTGTTCCCTAATGATGCTGAGGATATCAAGGGGCACAAGTGGTTTAGGTCAATTGCGTGGGAGCATTTGCACcagatgccgccgccgcatgTTCCCGTGCTGGACTCGCCGGACGATGCGACGTATTTTGATGACGAGAGCTTGAGTGATTGGAGTGAGAGCTCTCTGGAGGACAAGctgtcggaggaggaggaggacgatgaggatgagattgAGAATAGGaggcttgaggaggaggggtatcACGGGTTGAGCAAACGGGTGTTGGATCAGATGGTtgaggagcagaagctgatggaggagaggaggcgagaagaggaaaaggagaggtTCCTCGGTAAGCTGGGCAGGAGGCCGAGTCTGCAGAGGTGGGTGATGGAGGCGATGAGACAGGCGCCGTTTGATATTGACTATTACATGGGGTTGGAGAAAGAGATTGACAAGGCTAGCCCGGAGTGCGGGGttacggaggaggagaaggaggtgatgaaggcTTTTTTGCTTCGGTACGGGTGTCGGGTGTTTCGGGATGGGGAGCCCAAGGGGGACGCCGCCAAAGataagaaggaggagaagaagaagaagaggccgagggaCAAGATTTTGAGGGACAAGGAGATGGGAAAGGTGGCGATGGGTGTGAGGAGACGGACGGCGTTTGCTGGGTATGAGTGGGTTGGCTGTCGCGGGTTGAATGGGGGCGaggtgcttggtggtggtggtggtgggggtggtcaGGAGAAtgttgggttggatgggaCGTCGGTGATGAAACCGAAGCCTGTCCAGCAttctcctcagcaacagGTGCAGATGCAGACACCGCGGCAGGTGGTGAATGTTGGGGCGGTGGGTATGGATGGGGGGTATGACGGATCTCCCGAGAGTAATTCCTCGCCTACGTATCGATGGGGACCGCATCCGCAGATTCACTTACCGCCGCCTCATGTTCATTTACCACCGCCTCATGCGCTGCCTCCCATGACGGGGCATGTGTTTCAACCTGATCCGTTTTGGAGACCACCACCGGTAGCTCCCCAACCGCAGTTCACACAtgttcatcatcctcagtATCACCCACTACCGCCGCGGCAGTTTTCATCATTTCCgtttcagcagcagcagcaaccggaTTCTCGACACTTTCAACTACCTCCATTTCgtccaccgccaccgcaaCAAGCCCGGAACTATTCCCCTTATCAGAGCCAGTACGTACAGAGTCAAGTCTCGAGACAGTTTTCCATGccaccacaagcacagccgcaggcaccaccaccgcgatAG